In one window of Stigmatopora argus isolate UIUO_Sarg chromosome 19, RoL_Sarg_1.0, whole genome shotgun sequence DNA:
- the eva1aa gene encoding protein eva-1 homolog A isoform X2 — MNPIINSTASMTLVSNALAAYTYVSNHPERAALFFVCGVCLGLFLTLFALVVQISCRTDCPPRRQQPAAKKRARPADSSSDSSESDSDWDARSDLSARRHRRFERTLNMNVFTSAEELERAQRLEERERIIREIWMNGQPDVPGTRSLNRYY, encoded by the exons ATGAACCCCATTATCAACTCCACTGCCAGCATGACCCTCGTTAGCAACGCGCTGGCGGCGTACACATACGTCTCGA ACCACCCAGAGAGGGCGGCGCTCTTCTTTGTCTGCGGCGTCTGTCTGGGCCTCTTCCTCACCCTCTTCGCGCTGGTGGTCCAGATCTCCTGCCGCACCGACTGCCCGCCTCGCCGGCAACAGCCCGCCGCCAAGAAGCGAGCGCGCCCCGCCGACTCGTCCTCGGACTCCAGCGAATCCGACTCGGATTGGGACGCCCGCTCGGACCTGTCGGCGCGACGCCACCGGCGCTTCGAGCGCACCCTCAACATGAACGTGTTCACGTCGGCGGAGGAGTTGGAGCGGGCGCAGAGGCTGGAGGAACGGGAACGCATCATCCGGGAGATCTGGATGAACGGACAGCCCGACGTCCCCGGGACCAGGAGTCTCAATCGGTATTACTGA